The following are from one region of the Anomaloglossus baeobatrachus isolate aAnoBae1 chromosome 1, aAnoBae1.hap1, whole genome shotgun sequence genome:
- the LOC142249232 gene encoding olfactory receptor 11H4-like has protein sequence MFPGNVTEFLLNGFKNLHSIEIFIFSLFLIIYISTLFGNLLIILLVASNARLQSPMYFFLSNLSLSEVVFTTNIVPNMLYNLLSENNSISLVRCLTQYYFFSSTATTECLLLAVMSYDRYLAICRPLHYSSLMNFQMCCWTALWAWLIGLIISMVTLILLCKSNFCGPNVIDNFFCDLSPLIELICSDTFLIEIESFVFASLLTLLPFVFIITTYIIILYNIFKIPSSTGRKKAFSTCSSHLAVVSTYYGTLITMYVAPSRKQIFSISKALSLLYTVVTPLLNPIVYSLRNKEIHIALNTMLKHCRRPFHTGAIL, from the coding sequence ATGTTCCCTGGAAATGTAACTGAATTTCTCCTTAATGGATTTAAAAATCTTCACAGTATTGAAATCTTTATTTTTAGTTTATTTCTCATTATCTACATTTCCACATTATTTGGAAATCTTTTAATCATCCTATTGGTGGCATCCAATGCCCGTCTTCAATCCCCAATGTACTTCTTCCTTAGCAACTTATCTTTATCGGAGGTTGTTTTCACTACTAATATTGTTCCTAACATGTTATACAACTTACTTTCAGAAAATAATTCCATATCCCTTGTTCGGTGCCTGACTCAATATTACTTCTTCAGCAGCACTGCCACAACTGAATGCTTGTTACTTGCAGTTATGTCATACGACCGATATTTAGCGATATGCAGGCCGCTACATTATTCTTCTCTTATGAATTTTCAGATGTGCTGCTGGACTGCCTTATGGGCTTGGTTAATTGGTTTAATAATATCAATGGTAACCCTTATTTTACTATGCAAGTCCAATTTCTGTGGTCCAAACGTCATAGATAATTTCTTCTGCGATCTTTCACCTCTTATCGAACTTATCTGTTCAGACACATTTCTGATAGAGATTGAATCATTTGTATTTGCATCCCTATTAACATTATTGCCCTTTGTATTTATTATTACGACATACATTATAATTCTCTACAATATTTTCAAAATCCCTTCATCAACTGGCAGAAAAAAGGCTTTTTCCACATGTAGCTCTCATCTTGCTGTTGTATCCACATATTATGGAACTCTCATCACTATGTACGTAGCACCATCTCGAAAGCAAATATTTAGCATAAGCAAAGCACTCTCATTGCTTTATACCGTCGTTACTCCACTGTTGAATCCAATTGTATATAGCCTTCGAAATAAAGAAATTCATATAGCCCTTAACACAATGTTAAAACATTGTAGAAGACCATTTCATACAGGGGCCATTTTATAA